ACGATATGTGCAGCATCAACACCAAAGAAACTACGTAAATTCGCACGTGTATCTGAGCGACCGTAACCATCTGTACCTAATGCAACAAATGGACGACCATCTGGAAGATATGCACGGATTTGTTCGCTGTACGCACGCATATGATCTGTAGCAGAAACTACAATACCTTCCGTACCACGTAATTGCTTAGATACCCAAGACTCTTTCACTTCTTCAGCAAGTGGGTGTAAGCGGTTGTATTCTTCACATGCCATACCATCACGTGACAACTCATTGAAGCTTGTTACACTCCAAACGTTTGAGTGGATTTGGTATTCATCACGTAAGATTTTCGCAGCTTTAATCACTTCACGAAGAATTACACCTGAACCAAGTAATTGAACAGTTGCTTTTTCATCTTTTTCGAACAAGTACATACCACGCTTAATGCCTTCCTCAGCGCCTTCTGGCATTGCAGGATGCTCGTAGTTTTCGTTCATTACCGTTAGGTAATAGAACACTCGCTCTTGGTTCACATACATACGTTGTAAACCGTCGTGTACGATCACAGCCAATTCATAACCAAAACATGGATCATAAGATACACAGTTTGGAATTGTGTTCGCCAAGATATGTGAATGACCATCTTGGTGCTGTAAACCTTCACCGTTCAATGTTGTACGGCCAGCGGTCGCACCCAACAAGAAACCTTGTGCCTGTGCATCACCAGCAGCCCATGCAATGTCACCAATACGTTGGAAACCAAACATTGAGTAGTACATATACATTGGAATCATTGGCAAGTTATTGGTTGAATAACTTGTCGCTAACGCAGCCCACGCACTCATCGCACCAGCTTCGTTAATCCCTTCTTGAAGCATGTGACCATCACTTGCCTCACGATAATGCATTAACTGTTCTTGGTCTTCTGGAGTATATTTTTGACCGTGAGCGGCATAAATACCGAGCTGACGGAACATACCTTCCAAACCAAAAGTACGTGCTTCGTCTGGAACGATTGGTACTACACGGTCTTTAATTGCTTTTTCTTTAAGTAAAGCAGCAATTAAACGAACCATCACCATAGTGGTAGATTGCTCTTTACCACCTGAACCGTTTAATACTGCATCAAATACAGATAATTCAGGAATCGCTAAAGTTTCACTCTCTTTACGACGTGCAGGTAGGTAACCACCTAATGCTTCACGACGTGCCTTCATGTACTTCATTTCTGGAGAGTTTTCACTTGGGCGGTAGAATGGAAGCTCTTCTAACTTATCGTCTGTAAATGGCAGGTTAAAACGGTCACGTACATATTTCAAAGAGTCGATCTGCATTTTCTTGATTTGGTGAGTCTTGTTCACCGCTTCAATTTCTTCAGACAAACCGTAACCTTTAACAGTTTTCGCAAGAATCACTGTTGGTTGACCTTTAGCTTTCATTGCTTCTGCATAGGCAGCAAAAACTTTGTACGGGTCATGACCACCACGGTTAAGATTA
This window of the Acinetobacter sp. XH1741 genome carries:
- the aceE gene encoding pyruvate dehydrogenase (acetyl-transferring), homodimeric type; translation: MAFYGDSDAQETQEWQDAFDSVLQHMGTERAAFLLEKLYQQAIAKHVPIQRLNTPYLNTISVEEQPAMPGDQDMERRIRALIRWNALAMVLRANKTGDDLGGHLASFASSATLYDVGFNHFFRANSNNFGGDMIYYQGHCAPGIYARSFLEGRLTEEQLSNFRREVGGNGLPSYPHPYLMPDYWQFPTVSMGLGPIMSIYQAHIQKYLMNRGLIKEEDRKVWAYLGDGEMDEPESTGAISLAGREKLDNLIWVVNCNLQRLDGPVRGNGKIIQELESLFRGAGWRVIKVVWGRHWDPLLAKDSSGALKAVMEETVDGEYQRYQVKGGAYTREKFFGKYPEAAELVKDLSDEDIDNLNRGGHDPYKVFAAYAEAMKAKGQPTVILAKTVKGYGLSEEIEAVNKTHQIKKMQIDSLKYVRDRFNLPFTDDKLEELPFYRPSENSPEMKYMKARREALGGYLPARRKESETLAIPELSVFDAVLNGSGGKEQSTTMVMVRLIAALLKEKAIKDRVVPIVPDEARTFGLEGMFRQLGIYAAHGQKYTPEDQEQLMHYREASDGHMLQEGINEAGAMSAWAALATSYSTNNLPMIPMYMYYSMFGFQRIGDIAWAAGDAQAQGFLLGATAGRTTLNGEGLQHQDGHSHILANTIPNCVSYDPCFGYELAVIVHDGLQRMYVNQERVFYYLTVMNENYEHPAMPEGAEEGIKRGMYLFEKDEKATVQLLGSGVILREVIKAAKILRDEYQIHSNVWSVTSFNELSRDGMACEEYNRLHPLAEEVKESWVSKQLRGTEGIVVSATDHMRAYSEQIRAYLPDGRPFVALGTDGYGRSDTRANLRSFFGVDAAHIVVATLKKLADEGEVDARLVKDAISNFELDTDRPVAWAPQAHPEVQAVAEYNETQTGEGN